In Nakaseomyces glabratus chromosome A, complete sequence, the DNA window AACAGCACACTACACTTAGAAAGAAAGATGTCATTTATAATTACTTTAAACAACGGATTCTTAAGGGAATGCAAGTACAATTTCTTAGTTGGGGTCAAATAGTTAAGTTCCCGACCCTTTTGTTTGGCTTCAATGTCATAAACTCAGATGAGAATTGCTTTGTACCCAGTGATGACTTAGAGACGTTCTTGAAATCTACTAATCAGTGTATGGTCCACTTCCCCGAAACCAACATACTAACGACGGAACTTTTTTTAGTACAGAGAAGTATAAATTCGAGCAAAACATTTGCtgtaaaatataacaaCTTATTGAATCCAAGATTCAAAACATTCGTTAATGTGATTGATTGCTTTGCAAAATGTACTGAGATTCCCAGGTTACCACATATACCTATCGTtactgaaacaaaaaagttcatcaataaaaaattggatGATATTATAACAAATTCAAATGGTGATGTTCAACAAAACGCTGTTGTTACGCATATAATTGCGCATTCAGATGTGAAGTCTAATCAAGAATCAAAACCCCACAAAACCAAGAAACAACATCGAGTAAGGATAAATTCACACATCTATGATATCACCATTGTGTATTTAAGAGTTAAGTATGTGACCAATGTTCATGATCATATAGATGGAAGCATAGTACCTCGAAGCGGCTACCAGCTTGACGAAATAGCTCCATCATTACTAGAATTTCTTAGACCAGACTCTAAAGTTGATAGAGATCCTATTATCACCTACGTGAATATCAAAAGGTTTGACACAGATGCTATACTATGTTTGAAAGATCGACATCTCGAAAAATGGTTAGAAGACATTTGGAAGCAGAAGGATCTCgaaatttcaaaagtcATAGAAAAAATAACGGTAAATTAACAAAAACACTTTActgataaaaaattaacgTGGTCCAAAAATTTAGCCTTATCATAGCACTTGATTCAGTCATATGTAAGGTAAATCATATATGATTCAAGTACCATGACCTTCTTGGTTTTCATGGTGAAATTTTCATTTCGCGATGACCGAAGACCTGAAACCGGAAAAATTGTAAACAAACGcaaaaatatgaataaGATGAGACAGTTAACCAAGAAGAATGTAGCTATAATTGAAATACACACGTCCTCTTTAAAGAACAAAGTTTTAGAGTAAATTACACATTAGAAATATTTTAACCTgttaaaaatatttaaatcGACCTTTCTCACATAACATATCTTTACTAATATTGATAGCTGACGGTCAGATTGAAGTACTCGAGAAACCGAATCGCGCACAGGCAAGCAATCATGCCCTCAACTGCAATTGATTTTGACCAAATACAACATCAACGTCTACCTACATTATATGAGGTATTTATACTGAAGACAGAGCCCCCTGTGGATTTGTGGTCTTTTTACACATACCTCTCTCAATTCCCATATGCAATTAA includes these proteins:
- the MUM3 gene encoding Mum3p (CAGL0A03806g~Ortholog(s) have role in ascospore wall assembly), which codes for MGFVTFVESYVVGSSQDISTWWYTDWIVVGWKAAIIGAYLGIHTLLTMTRLVLQTIILTPLFLRCYSIYRRFWWHVPFFGPILLEAGSYCLTSIPRVINPTLSLICEIIEIIFQIHVTELMFGHEKESVRIVYGEDCAEVDLFDEENQLMTTLVLSNHRSLVDYLLIQHLLMKGAKQHTTLRKKDVIYNYFKQRILKGMQVQFLSWGQIVKFPTLLFGFNVINSDENCFVPSDDLETFLKSTNQCMVHFPETNILTTELFLVQRSINSSKTFAVKYNNLLNPRFKTFVNVIDCFAKCTEIPRLPHIPIVTETKKFINKKLDDIITNSNGDVQQNAVVTHIIAHSDVKSNQESKPHKTKKQHRVRINSHIYDITIVYLRVKYVTNVHDHIDGSIVPRSGYQLDEIAPSLLEFLRPDSKVDRDPIITYVNIKRFDTDAILCLKDRHLEKWLEDIWKQKDLEISKVIEKITVN